The following are encoded together in the Pseudodesulfovibrio indicus genome:
- a CDS encoding class I SAM-dependent methyltransferase, with amino-acid sequence MKQDADNPMTKEFWNAKARTFPRFEEGEDNYEAGVLRKIRGHGVDFRGASVLDVGCGSGMYTLRLAREAARVTALDISEDMLAVLREDAESLGLGNIECVRSDWMDWTGDGIYDVVFCSMTPAIESEESRLKLLAHAGRWTVFMGFAGVMESDVMNGLYAHYGVTPRIYVNGPEMREWLEGCSIPYAHYPVNGTWVVPKSLDRLADSAATFLSQYGVTPDPAHLRDYLAAFEEEPGRFVERTRYEIDLLIWEKEAKS; translated from the coding sequence ATGAAGCAGGACGCCGACAATCCCATGACCAAGGAATTCTGGAACGCCAAGGCGCGGACCTTCCCCCGCTTCGAGGAGGGCGAGGACAACTACGAAGCCGGGGTGCTGCGGAAGATACGCGGCCACGGAGTGGATTTCCGGGGCGCGTCCGTGCTGGACGTGGGCTGCGGCAGCGGCATGTACACCCTCCGCCTGGCCCGCGAGGCCGCAAGGGTCACGGCCCTGGACATTTCGGAAGACATGCTGGCCGTCCTGCGCGAGGACGCCGAATCCCTGGGGCTCGGGAACATCGAGTGCGTGCGGTCGGACTGGATGGACTGGACCGGGGACGGTATCTACGACGTGGTCTTCTGCTCCATGACGCCCGCCATCGAGAGCGAGGAATCCCGGCTCAAGCTGCTGGCCCACGCGGGCCGCTGGACCGTGTTCATGGGATTCGCCGGGGTCATGGAGTCCGACGTCATGAACGGGCTGTACGCCCATTACGGCGTGACGCCCCGCATCTACGTCAACGGCCCCGAGATGCGCGAGTGGCTGGAGGGTTGCTCCATCCCCTATGCCCATTACCCGGTGAACGGCACCTGGGTGGTACCCAAGTCCCTGGACAGGCTCGCGGACTCCGCCGCGACCTTCCTGTCGCAATACGGCGTCACCCCGGACCCGGCCCACCTGCGCGACTACCTGGCCGCCTTCGAGGAGGAGCCGGGCAGATTCGTGGAGCGGACCCGATACGAGATCGATCTGCTCATCTGGGAGAAGGAAGCGAAATCCTGA
- a CDS encoding Bax inhibitor-1 family protein, with protein MSQYPSMPQAGAARAEMVNVFMRGVYGWMSAGLGLTALVAFATLTVPALNSLAFVYNPETGMLAPTMLPMIALFAAFGMVFFMSFKISTMNPSTATGLFLAFSALNGFSLAPILWAYTTSSVVTTFITTAGMFGAMSLYGLLTKKDLTGWGSLLFMGLIGIIIAMVVNMFLQSPGMSFAISVLGVIIFVGLTAYDTQKLKTMGENVPLGDTAAIRRGTILGALTLYLDFYNLFLMLLRLMGDRR; from the coding sequence ATGTCCCAGTATCCCAGCATGCCCCAGGCGGGCGCAGCCAGAGCCGAGATGGTCAACGTCTTCATGCGCGGCGTCTACGGTTGGATGTCCGCCGGCCTGGGCCTCACCGCCCTGGTGGCCTTCGCCACCCTGACCGTGCCGGCCCTGAACAGCCTCGCCTTTGTCTACAACCCCGAAACCGGCATGCTCGCGCCGACCATGCTGCCGATGATCGCCCTGTTCGCGGCCTTCGGCATGGTCTTCTTCATGAGCTTCAAGATTTCGACCATGAATCCGTCCACGGCAACCGGCCTGTTCCTGGCCTTCAGCGCCCTGAACGGATTCTCCCTGGCCCCGATCCTGTGGGCCTACACCACCTCCTCGGTGGTCACGACCTTCATCACCACCGCCGGCATGTTCGGGGCCATGTCCCTGTACGGCCTGCTGACCAAGAAGGATCTGACCGGCTGGGGCAGCCTGCTCTTCATGGGCCTCATCGGCATCATCATCGCCATGGTCGTGAACATGTTCCTGCAGAGCCCGGGCATGTCCTTCGCCATCTCCGTCCTGGGCGTGATCATCTTCGTGGGCCTGACCGCCTACGACACCCAGAAGCTGAAGACCATGGGCGAGAACGTGCCCCTGGGCGACACCGCCGCCATCCGGCGCGGCACCATCCTGGGCGCCCTGACCCTGTACCTGGACTTCTACAACCTGTTCCTGATGCTGCTCAGGCTGATGGGCGACCGCAGGTAG
- a CDS encoding YibE/F family protein — translation MYNSDKKSRDWLLVAVFTVLAAALYFLPTGFEDKGDKDAIRCTAEVLSVDDDNILHLGLIRSGEQGLTVRILDGPFAGREFDAHNQLLGQLDRDKLFRPGDTAYVVLTLDERGEVTYVNPQDHYRLGLELLLLGLFAALLLLFGGMTGLKALLSFAFTGMVLWKVLVPQMLLGADPVRLALAVVALLSAVIIFLVAGLTRTGLTAFLGAFLGVVASCGLAVYFTGRFHVHGAVMPFAETLLYAGYNHLDLTRIYMAGVFLASSGAVMDLAMDVAAAMSEVVDKKPSISRVEAVWSGVRVGRAVVGTMTTTLLLAYSGGYVTLLMAFMAQGIPLDTTFNFIYVAAEVLKTLVGSFGLVTVAPFTALAGGVLLVAGRKRESALRH, via the coding sequence ATGTACAATTCCGACAAGAAATCCCGCGACTGGCTGCTGGTGGCCGTGTTCACCGTGCTGGCCGCCGCCCTCTATTTCCTGCCCACCGGGTTCGAGGACAAGGGCGACAAGGACGCGATCCGCTGCACCGCCGAGGTCCTCTCCGTGGACGACGACAACATCCTGCACCTCGGCCTGATCCGCTCGGGCGAGCAGGGGTTGACCGTGCGCATCCTGGACGGCCCCTTTGCGGGACGCGAATTCGACGCCCACAATCAGCTGCTCGGCCAGCTCGACCGGGACAAGCTGTTCCGGCCCGGCGACACGGCCTATGTGGTCCTGACCCTGGACGAGCGGGGCGAGGTGACCTACGTCAACCCGCAGGACCATTACCGGCTCGGCCTGGAGCTGCTGCTGCTCGGCCTGTTCGCCGCGCTGCTCCTGCTCTTCGGCGGCATGACCGGGCTCAAGGCGCTGCTCTCCTTCGCCTTCACGGGCATGGTCCTGTGGAAGGTGCTGGTGCCGCAGATGCTGCTCGGCGCGGACCCGGTCCGGCTGGCCCTGGCCGTGGTGGCCCTGCTCTCGGCGGTGATCATCTTCCTGGTGGCCGGGCTGACCCGCACCGGGCTGACCGCCTTTCTCGGCGCGTTTCTCGGCGTGGTCGCCAGCTGCGGCCTGGCCGTGTACTTCACCGGCCGGTTCCACGTGCACGGCGCGGTCATGCCGTTTGCCGAGACCCTGCTCTACGCCGGATACAACCACCTGGACCTGACGCGCATCTACATGGCCGGGGTGTTCCTGGCCTCCAGCGGCGCGGTCATGGACCTGGCCATGGACGTGGCCGCGGCCATGAGCGAGGTGGTGGACAAGAAGCCCTCCATCTCGCGGGTGGAGGCGGTCTGGTCCGGCGTCCGTGTGGGGCGCGCCGTGGTCGGGACCATGACCACCACGCTGCTCCTGGCCTATTCCGGCGGGTACGTGACCCTGCTCATGGCCTTCATGGCCCAGGGCATCCCGCTCGACACGACCTTCAACTTCATCTACGTGGCCGCCGAGGTCCTCAAGACCCTGGTGGGCAGCTTCGGGCTGGTCACCGTGGCCCCGTTCACCGCCCTGGCCGGGGGCGTGCTGCTGGTGGCCGGACGCAAACGGGAAAGCGCGCTTCGCCATTGA
- a CDS encoding YccF domain-containing protein has protein sequence MLSFLGNLIWWIIGGLFMALGWFFAGCLMAISIIGLPWARSAFVIAKFSLVPFGRTLIRRDLVTGEKDLGTSDLGLIGNIIWFVIAGWWLCLGHIMAALGCFITILGIPWGWQHLKLAAITLAPVGMTSISVEEAERIYGIRTGR, from the coding sequence ATGCTTTCGTTTCTCGGAAACCTGATCTGGTGGATCATCGGCGGCCTGTTCATGGCGCTCGGCTGGTTTTTCGCGGGCTGCCTGATGGCCATTTCCATCATCGGCCTGCCGTGGGCGCGGTCCGCATTCGTCATCGCCAAGTTCTCGCTGGTGCCCTTCGGGCGGACCCTGATCCGGCGCGACCTGGTCACCGGCGAAAAGGACCTGGGCACCTCGGACCTGGGCCTGATCGGCAACATCATCTGGTTCGTGATCGCGGGCTGGTGGCTCTGCCTGGGCCACATCATGGCCGCGCTCGGCTGTTTCATCACCATCCTCGGCATCCCCTGGGGCTGGCAGCACCTCAAGCTGGCGGCCATCACCCTGGCCCCTGTGGGCATGACCTCGATTTCGGTCGAGGAGGCCGAGCGCATCTACGGAATTCGCACGGGGCGCTAG
- the lpxK gene encoding tetraacyldisaccharide 4'-kinase codes for MSKTISELQRVLRPVLTPISWVYAGAMRVRAGLYRRGLLRRWEPPALTVSVGNIGWGGSGKTPVADWLLGWAGSRSIPVALLTRGYRAKPKNLPYEVKPGALAEEAGDEPLMLARAHEEAVVLVDPVRARAGRLAAKRFRPELIILDDGFQHMAVERHVNLVLLKPADLTDGWNQVFPAGEWREPQTALKRADAFLIKIGPKGFKALTPYIEARLSGLRKPVFSFRIAPSGVRRVVNGETARDFEGGPYLLATGVGDPAQVKATATAYFGYPPVEHVVFADHYAYTKRDVLALGARAAGLGCNAILCTPKDAVKLGSMCTDEFWQFDLGLEFGPSTLGKDSTFAKWWDRRYESFKLRRADSLDDAIQHSEKGSENNG; via the coding sequence ATGTCCAAGACCATAAGCGAGCTGCAACGCGTTCTGCGCCCCGTGCTGACCCCCATTTCCTGGGTCTATGCGGGGGCCATGCGGGTGCGCGCCGGGCTGTACCGCAGGGGCCTGCTGCGCCGCTGGGAGCCGCCCGCGCTGACCGTGTCCGTGGGCAACATAGGCTGGGGCGGCAGCGGCAAGACCCCGGTGGCCGACTGGCTGCTCGGCTGGGCCGGGTCCCGGTCCATCCCCGTAGCCCTGCTGACGCGCGGTTACCGCGCCAAACCGAAGAATCTCCCCTACGAGGTCAAGCCGGGCGCACTGGCCGAAGAGGCGGGCGACGAACCGCTGATGCTCGCCCGCGCCCACGAGGAGGCCGTGGTCCTGGTGGACCCGGTGCGGGCCAGGGCGGGGCGGCTGGCGGCCAAGCGGTTTCGGCCCGAACTGATCATCCTGGACGACGGGTTCCAGCACATGGCCGTGGAGCGTCACGTCAACCTCGTGCTGCTCAAGCCCGCCGACCTGACCGACGGCTGGAACCAGGTTTTTCCGGCCGGGGAATGGCGCGAGCCGCAAACCGCCCTCAAGCGCGCCGACGCCTTCCTGATCAAGATCGGTCCCAAGGGGTTCAAGGCGCTGACTCCGTACATCGAGGCGCGGCTCTCGGGCCTGCGCAAGCCGGTCTTCAGCTTCCGCATCGCGCCCTCCGGGGTGCGCCGGGTGGTCAACGGCGAGACCGCACGGGATTTCGAAGGCGGCCCGTACCTGCTGGCCACGGGCGTGGGCGACCCTGCCCAGGTCAAGGCCACGGCCACGGCCTATTTCGGCTATCCGCCCGTGGAGCACGTTGTCTTCGCCGACCACTACGCCTACACCAAGCGGGACGTTCTGGCCCTCGGGGCGCGCGCGGCCGGGCTCGGCTGCAATGCGATCCTGTGCACGCCCAAGGACGCGGTCAAGCTCGGCTCCATGTGCACCGACGAATTCTGGCAGTTCGACCTCGGCCTGGAGTTCGGGCCGTCCACCCTGGGCAAGGATTCGACCTTTGCCAAGTGGTGGGACCGGCGGTACGAATCCTTCAAGCTGCGCCGCGCGGACAGTCTCGACGACGCAATACAACATTCCGAAAAGGGAAGTGAGAACAATGGTTAA
- a CDS encoding alkaline phosphatase — protein MLKTDKLLFRGFMALALVMLFMAGPAQAKDAKYVFFFIGDGMGLPQRAATAAYTGKKLAIDAMPAQGVTSTFANDRFITGSAASATALATGVKTNINYIGVDPQFKPVKNLSEMAKERGMKVGIVSSVSIDHATPAAFYAHVKTRKMYHEIGFAMADSGFDFFAGGGLVDPTGKKSKAPLGDAYKQAQAKGYKLVNNKKDFMALTPADGKVVAWNAWLQDGEALPYVMDMTKDDITLPEFTKKAIEMLDNDKGFFLMVEGGKIDWACHANDATASILNTVSFDESVLEAIAFYEKHPDETLIVVTGDHECGGLTLGFAGTKYDTDFKVLSAQKVSFQKFTDEILAAFKKEGGDFEAMKPVITANFGLKFEGDPKKDTLVLADFQVAELKEAFARSMASGKPEGSEYLLYGSYDPLSVTLTHLLNQKAGLAWTSYSHTGVPVSTSAMGVGAEAFNGSYDNVDVATKIMSSMGIPAKPQYVDAAKVRVAAN, from the coding sequence ATGTTGAAAACGGACAAACTGCTTTTCAGGGGCTTCATGGCCCTGGCCCTGGTCATGCTGTTCATGGCCGGACCGGCGCAGGCCAAGGACGCCAAGTACGTGTTCTTCTTCATCGGCGACGGCATGGGGCTGCCCCAGCGCGCCGCCACCGCCGCCTACACCGGCAAGAAGCTGGCCATCGACGCCATGCCCGCCCAGGGCGTGACCTCCACCTTCGCCAACGACCGGTTCATCACCGGTTCGGCGGCCTCGGCCACGGCGCTGGCCACCGGCGTCAAGACCAACATCAACTACATCGGCGTGGACCCGCAGTTCAAGCCGGTCAAGAACCTGTCCGAGATGGCCAAGGAGCGCGGCATGAAGGTCGGCATCGTGTCTTCGGTGTCCATCGACCACGCCACCCCGGCCGCGTTTTACGCCCACGTGAAGACCCGCAAGATGTACCACGAGATCGGGTTCGCCATGGCCGATTCCGGCTTCGACTTCTTCGCGGGCGGCGGCCTGGTCGATCCCACCGGCAAGAAATCCAAGGCCCCGCTGGGCGACGCCTACAAGCAGGCCCAGGCCAAGGGGTACAAGCTGGTCAACAACAAGAAGGACTTCATGGCCCTGACCCCGGCCGACGGCAAGGTCGTGGCTTGGAACGCCTGGCTCCAGGACGGCGAGGCCCTGCCCTATGTCATGGACATGACCAAGGACGACATCACCCTGCCCGAATTCACCAAGAAGGCCATCGAGATGCTCGACAACGACAAGGGGTTCTTCCTGATGGTCGAGGGCGGCAAGATCGACTGGGCGTGCCACGCCAACGACGCCACCGCCTCCATCCTGAACACCGTGTCCTTTGACGAGTCCGTGCTCGAGGCCATCGCCTTCTATGAAAAGCACCCCGACGAGACCCTGATCGTGGTCACCGGCGATCACGAGTGCGGCGGCCTGACGCTCGGTTTTGCCGGAACCAAGTACGACACCGACTTCAAGGTTCTGTCCGCCCAGAAGGTCTCCTTCCAGAAGTTCACCGACGAGATCCTGGCCGCCTTCAAGAAGGAGGGCGGCGACTTCGAGGCCATGAAGCCGGTCATCACCGCCAACTTCGGCCTGAAGTTCGAGGGCGATCCCAAGAAGGACACCCTGGTCCTGGCCGACTTCCAGGTGGCCGAGCTCAAGGAGGCCTTTGCCCGCTCCATGGCCTCCGGCAAGCCCGAGGGCAGCGAGTACCTGCTCTACGGCAGCTACGACCCCCTGTCCGTGACCCTGACCCACCTGCTGAACCAGAAGGCCGGGCTGGCCTGGACCTCCTACTCGCACACCGGCGTGCCGGTCTCGACTTCGGCCATGGGCGTGGGCGCGGAAGCGTTCAACGGCTCCTACGACAACGTGGACGTGGCCACCAAGATCATGTCCAGCATGGGCATTCCGGCCAAGCCGCAGTACGTGGACGCGGCCAAGGTCCGCGTGGCCGCCAACTAG
- the rnr gene encoding ribonuclease R has protein sequence MVKKKRSQPRPSTPPLSPATLLKLFKEVKRPMSRAEVIRQLKLKKKDKAAVKDMLKELAQKGKLVRIRRGYGLAEAMHCITGRLEIQRQGFGFVVPEDSRRKDIFVNQRDLNDAWHGDRVVVSVVGEPKAGRSAEGRIIRILERGRKVLPAKVIKRMSGGDWLCRPSDPRLNFGIIAALKDASVKLEPGDIVLCAPGERIDPTMWEGQITQRLGVETDVSVQEALVKSNHNIRTRFPSGSMGQAESLPPEPSDKDLHSRRDLTAKPFVTIDGATARDFDDAVLVERLKRGYRLWVAIADVAHYVAEGSPLDREALERGNSYYFPRSVEPMFPERLSNGLCSLNPDVPRLTMVVKMDTDETGRTVETEIFPAVIRSHARLTYSLVNDAVIEKQDEARRKIAPDLLPMLELAEELARKINALRSKRGSLDFDLPEPEIFFDVHGETSDIRPKQRNFAHQLIEEFMIAANEAVAHFLIERDLPCLFRIHPPADEEKLKNLFRLLSRTDKSVVMPKEITPKKLQMLVASMQGTDKEYIVNRMLLRSMKQAKYSPDNEGHFGLASEEYAHFTSPIRRYADLVVHRLVKSALQQGEGTPAPIPGRKKLLNVANHISSRERVAMDAEREILKRVTVLFMHGKVGETFNGVISHITDFGFYVELKEVMAEGLIRLSTMDDDYYTYWPQREMLVGERTGRAFSLGQAVEVVLEEASIERLELNFSLKSVVAAAMDYKDLI, from the coding sequence ATGGTTAAGAAGAAGCGCAGCCAGCCCAGGCCGAGCACCCCGCCCCTGTCCCCGGCGACCCTGCTCAAGCTGTTCAAGGAAGTGAAGCGGCCCATGTCCAGGGCCGAGGTCATCCGCCAGCTCAAGCTCAAGAAAAAGGACAAGGCCGCGGTCAAGGACATGCTCAAGGAGCTGGCCCAGAAGGGCAAGCTGGTGCGCATCCGGCGCGGCTACGGCCTGGCCGAGGCCATGCACTGCATCACCGGGCGGCTGGAGATCCAGCGTCAGGGGTTCGGCTTCGTGGTCCCGGAGGACTCGCGGCGCAAGGACATCTTCGTCAACCAGCGGGACCTCAACGACGCCTGGCACGGCGACCGTGTGGTGGTCTCCGTGGTCGGCGAACCCAAGGCGGGGCGCAGCGCCGAGGGCCGCATCATCCGCATTCTGGAACGCGGCCGAAAGGTGCTGCCCGCCAAGGTGATCAAGCGCATGTCCGGCGGGGACTGGCTCTGCCGCCCGTCCGACCCCAGGCTGAATTTCGGGATCATCGCCGCGCTCAAGGACGCGTCCGTCAAGCTCGAACCGGGCGACATCGTGCTCTGTGCGCCGGGCGAACGCATCGACCCGACCATGTGGGAGGGCCAGATCACCCAGCGGCTCGGGGTGGAGACCGACGTCTCCGTCCAGGAAGCCCTGGTCAAGTCCAACCACAACATCCGCACCCGGTTCCCGTCCGGCTCCATGGGCCAGGCCGAATCCCTGCCGCCCGAACCGTCGGACAAGGACCTCCACTCGCGGCGCGACCTGACCGCCAAGCCGTTCGTGACCATCGACGGGGCCACGGCCCGCGACTTCGACGACGCCGTCCTCGTGGAGCGGCTCAAGCGCGGCTACCGCCTCTGGGTGGCCATCGCCGACGTGGCCCACTATGTGGCCGAAGGCTCGCCGCTCGACCGCGAGGCCCTGGAACGCGGCAACTCCTACTATTTCCCCCGGTCCGTTGAGCCCATGTTCCCGGAGCGCCTGTCCAACGGGCTGTGCTCCCTGAACCCCGACGTGCCCCGCCTGACCATGGTCGTGAAGATGGATACCGACGAGACCGGCCGCACCGTGGAGACCGAAATCTTCCCGGCGGTCATCCGCAGCCACGCCCGGCTGACCTACTCCCTGGTCAACGACGCCGTCATCGAGAAACAGGACGAGGCGCGCAGGAAGATCGCCCCGGACCTGCTACCCATGCTGGAGCTGGCCGAGGAGCTGGCGCGCAAGATCAACGCGTTGCGCTCCAAGCGCGGGTCCCTGGATTTCGACCTGCCCGAGCCGGAGATATTCTTCGACGTGCACGGCGAGACCTCGGATATCCGGCCCAAGCAGCGCAATTTCGCCCACCAGCTCATCGAGGAGTTCATGATCGCGGCCAACGAGGCTGTGGCCCATTTCCTCATAGAGCGCGACCTGCCCTGCCTGTTCCGCATCCACCCTCCGGCGGACGAGGAAAAGCTCAAGAACCTCTTCCGGCTGCTCTCGCGCACGGACAAGTCCGTGGTCATGCCCAAGGAGATCACGCCCAAGAAGCTCCAGATGCTCGTGGCGTCCATGCAGGGCACGGACAAGGAATACATCGTCAACCGCATGCTCCTGCGCTCCATGAAGCAGGCCAAGTACTCGCCGGACAACGAGGGCCACTTCGGCCTGGCCTCCGAGGAGTACGCCCACTTCACCTCGCCCATCCGGCGCTACGCCGACCTTGTGGTGCACCGGCTGGTCAAGTCCGCGCTGCAACAGGGCGAAGGCACGCCCGCGCCCATCCCGGGCCGCAAGAAGCTGCTCAACGTGGCCAACCACATCTCCTCGCGCGAGCGCGTGGCCATGGATGCCGAGCGCGAAATACTCAAGCGCGTCACCGTGCTGTTCATGCACGGCAAGGTCGGCGAGACCTTCAACGGCGTCATCTCGCACATCACCGACTTCGGCTTCTACGTGGAGCTCAAGGAGGTCATGGCCGAAGGGCTCATCCGGCTGTCCACCATGGACGACGATTACTACACCTACTGGCCGCAACGCGAGATGCTCGTGGGCGAACGCACCGGCCGCGCCTTCTCCCTCGGCCAAGCCGTGGAGGTCGTGCTCGAAGAGGCCAGCATCGAACGCCTCGAACTCAACTTCAGCCTGAAATCCGTGGTCGCCGCCGCCATGGATTATAAAGATTTGATTTAG